TTGAGTACCGCGCACCGGGTATTGCTGACCGCAAACCGGTTAAAGAACCGCTGCAGACTGGTCTGAAGGCAATCGATGCCCTCGTACCTATCGGCCGTGGCCAGCGCGAACTCATCATCGGTGACCGTGGTATCGGTAAAACGGCTATCGCGGTTGACACCATCCTCAACCAGCATGACCAGAACTGTATCTGCGTCTATGTAGCTATCGGTCAGAAGGCTTCCACCGTTGCCCGCGTGGTTAAGACCCTCGAAGAAGCCGGCGCTATGAAGTACACCATCGTCGTAGCTGCTACGGCTGCTGACAGCGCTCCGCTGCAGTACCTGGCTCCGTATGCTGGTGTTGCCATGGCTGAACACTTCATGTATCAGGGCAAGGCCTGCCTCTGCGTATACGACGATTTGACGAAGCATGCAGCTGCATACCGTGCAATGTCCCTGCTGCTCAGAAGACCGCCCGGACGTGAAGCATATCCTGGTGATGTATTCTACTTACATTCCCGTCTTTTGGAACGTGCCGCAAAACTCAGTGACGAACTGGGCGGCGGTTCCATCACGGCTCTGCCGATTATCGAAACGCAGGCCGGTGACGTTTCCGCGTACATTCCGACCAACGTTATCTCCATCACCGATGGTCAGATCATGTTGGAATCCGATGCTTTCTACTCTGGTATCCGTCCGGCTATCAACGTCGGTCTGTCCGTATCCCGTGTAGGCGGCTCGGCACAGATTAAGGCCATGAAACAGGTTGCCGGTACCATGCGTCTTGACCTCGCACAGTACCGCGAACTGGCAGCATTTGCCCAGTTTGCTTCCGACCTCGATAAAGCCACCAAGGCACAGCTCGACCGCGGTGCCCGCATGGTTGAAACGCTGAAACAGGCACAGTACAGCCCGCTCCTCGTACAGGAACAGGTTATGGTGATTTTCACCGCTGTCCGCGGTTTCCTGGCCGATATTCCGGTAGAGCGTGTGGTTGAGTTCCACAATGACTTCTTGAAGTTCATGCGTGCGCAGCATCCGGATATCGGGGCTAAGATTGCCGAACAGAAGAAACTTGATGATGCCATTGAGGCAGATCTTTCGAAAGCTATCGAAGAATTCAAGGAAACTGTAACATACAAAATGGCATAAGGTTAGCGAGGTGATTCTTTTTGGCTAGTTTACAGGACATCCGCCATCGCATTAAGAGCGTAAAGAGTACCAAGCAGATAACCAGTGCCATGAACATGGTGGCGACCTCGCGTCTCCGTCATGCCAAAGAGGCAGCACTTGCCAATAAGCCTTATGCAGAAAAGGTCGTGCAGGTGGTACAGCAGATTGCTGCTACCGCAGGAAATGATTTTTCTCATCCCCTGCTCGAAAAGCATGAGGACGGCAAAAAGCTCATTTTGCTTGTCACCAGTGACAAGGGCCTGGCCGGTGCTTATTCCGCCAATGCCTGCAAGGCAGCGGAAGCATTGGTCGAGGACAAGAAAAATACCCCGCTGGTCATTGTCGGCCGCAAGGGTACCAGCCACTTCAAGAATCGTGGTTATGATGTGGTAAAGAGCGTTATCGGCGTCAGCGAACGCCCCAGCTTTGACCTGGCTAAGAAACTGGCCGACGATTTGGTGGAACGCTTCAAGACCGGAGAAATCCGGGAAGTGCAGATGGTTTATACGAAGTTTATTTCGGCGATTAACTGTGAGCCGCAGGTGTTAAAGCTCCTGCCCTTTGAGGCAGAAGAAGGCACGGAAGGTCCGGTTACCGAATACATCTATGAACCGGATGCTGCCACGGTACTCGGAAGTTTGCTTCCGCAGTATCTTTACACCACCATCTATGCAGCGCTCCTGCAGTCTGCGGCAAGCGAACTTAGCTCCCGCATGAACGCCATGAGCAATGCAACGGACAACGCAGAAGAGCTTATCAGCAAACTGGACCTCTACTACAACAAGGTACGTCAGGCAGGTATCACCAACGAAATCACCGAGATTGTTGGCGGTGCCGAAGCTCTGAAATAAGGGCATCGTAAGGAGGTTTACCATTGGCAAAAGGTAAAGTCGTACAGGTTATCGGACCTGTCGTAGATATTGAATTCCCGGCTGGCGAACTGCCGGAAATACTGAATGCAATCACCATCAAGGGCAAAGCCGGTGAAGTGGACATCGACCTCGTGGTTGAAGTTATGCAGCACCTCGGCGACAGCGTAACCCGCTGCATCGCCATGAGCTCTACCGATGGTCTCACCCGCGGGATGGACGCCGAAGATACCGGCGCGCCGATCAGTGTTCCCGTTGGTGAAGGTACTCTGGGCCGTATCTTCAACGTACTGGGCCAGACTGTGGATAAGGACCCCACTCCGGTCAACGCCGCTGAGTATTGGCCGATTCATCGTCCTGCTCCGGAATTTGAAGATCAGGAAACCAGTGCACAGGTACTCGAAACGGGCATCAAGGTCGTTGACCTTATCGCACCGTACGCCCGCGGCGGTAAAATCGGCCTCTTCGGCGGTGCCGGCGTAGGTAAGACAGTACTTATCATGGAACTTATCCATAACATCGCTACCGAGCACGGCGGTTACTCCGTATTCGCCGGCGTAGGTGAACGTACCCGTGAAGGTAATGACCTTTGGGGCGAAATGAAGGAATCCGGGGTTATCGGCAAGACCGCACTCGTTTACGGTCAGATGAACGAACCTCCCGGAGCTCGTATGCGTGTAGGTCTGACGGGCCTCACCATGGCAGAATACTTCCGTGATGTTCAGCATCAGGACGTGCTGCTCTTCATTGATAACATCTTCCGTTTCATTCAGGCAGGCTCGGAAGTATCCGCACTGCTCGGCCGTATGCCGTCTGCAGTAGGTTATCAGCCGACCCTGACCACCGATATCGGTGCACTGCAGGAACGTATTACGTCCACCAAGGAAGGTTCCATCACCTCCGTACAGGCCGTATACGTGCCCGCCGATGACTTGACTGACCCGGCACCGGCTGGTACATTTACCCACCTCGATGCAACGACGGTACTTTCCCGTCAGATTGCCGAGCTCGGTATTTACCCCGCCGTTGACCCGCTCGATTCCACCAGCCGTATCCTCAATGCCGAAGTTCTCGGTGAGGAACACTATCAGGTGGCCCGTGGCGTGCAGGCCGTGCTCCAGAAGTACAAGGAACTGCAGGACATCATCGCCATCCTGGGTATGGAAGAACTGTCCGACGAGGATAAGCTCACCGTATCCCGTGCGCGTAAGATTCAGCGTTTCCTGTCTCAGCCGTTCTTCGTAGCAGAAGTATTCACCGGTTCTCCGGGTAAATATGTACCGCTCAAAGAAACGGTGCGCGGCTTCAAGGAAATCCTTGAAGGTAAATACGATGACCTGCCGGAAGCTGCCTTCTATATGGTCGGCAACATTGACGAAGCTGTGGAGAAAGCAAAGACCTTGGAAAAGGAGGGATAATCTATGGCTACGATCCAGCTAGAGATTGTCTCCCCGGATAAAGTGGTTTATGCCGAGGACATCAGCATGCTTATCGTCCGTTCCACGGGTGGTGAGCTGGGTATCCTCCCCAAACACGCTCCTCTGGTAACGGGGCTTTTGCCTCATGCCATGCGCGTGCGTCTCAATGGTTCCGACAGGGACGAACAGCTTATCGCTGTGTCCGGCGGCTTCATGGAAGTCACTCCGGAAAAAATTACGGTGCTGGCTACGGCAGCTGAACAGCCGATTGATATCGATATCAATCGTGCCCAGCGTGCCATGGACCGCGCCAAAGAGCGTATCGCTGCTTTCCATCAGGGAGGCGACGAGGCCAGAAATATCGATATCGAACGTGCCCAGCTGGCCCTGCGGCGTGCACTCGCCCGCCTGCGTGCTACGGGAGCGGAAATCGAGAATCTGAAATAAGAAGTGAAAACGGCTTGCAGAGAAATCTGCAAGCCGTTTTCAGGTATATAGGAAAGTTAACTTTGGGCATCCTTTATTACGTGGAAAGCTGATGAAGCGGTACATTCATCCCAAACCGGTACAGGCGTACCGAATGTTTCGGAATTGAATTCTTCATTGTTGTCTTCGAAATTCGCGAAGGCCTTTTTTACTTGGCCAAAGCCCAGATAGAGCAGCGGCAGGTTGCAGCAGACCATGACGATGTTGGCAAAGTCGCTGAGGTTCCAGAGGGCGCTGAGGTCAAAGCCGGCAATGTTGGTGACCATGCCGAAGGCCAGTACCGTCAAATTTACCAGACGGACGGAGGCAATGAACATCTTGTTATGGGAAATTTGCCGGGCGCAGATTTCGGAGAAGGACAGGAAGCCCAGCAGGCAGGTGAAGGCGAAAATGCCAAAGCAAATGCTGATGACGAGTGTAGCCAGACCATAACCGGTACCGCTGCCGAGCAGCTGCGCGCAGGAGGCGAGAAATTTTTCCAGACGGCCCAGTTCCATCCAGGCCGCAGAGCCATTGCCCATCCAGGCCTGTCCCATGATGAGGACGAAACCCGTCAGCGTGCAGATGACCATGGTGTCGAGGAAGACGCCGATGGCCTGAATGATGCCCTGATCGCAGGGATGTTTGGCATGGGAGACTGCAGCGGGCATGGACAGCGTGCCCTGTCCGGCCTCGTTGCTCATGAGGCCGCGTTTGATACCCTGTGAGAGGGCAATACCCAAAGCACCGCCGAAAATTGGCTCGGGATGGAAGGCTTCGGTTACAACCACATAGAAGAACCAGGGCAGGCGGTCAAGGTTCAGAGCGACCATAATCATAACGGCGGCCACATAGATAACGGCCATGATGGGGACGAGTACATCGGTGATTTTGGTAATGCGGCGCAGTCCGCCGAAGATGGAGAACGTGGTCACCCCCATCAGCAGCAGGAAGAAAATCCAGACAAGCGTGCTGTCAGCAGCCAGCTCCATGCCCGTTATATTCTGCGTGATGGCTGTCATGGCCGATATGGTATTGAAGCCCTGAGCCGGAATGCAGAGCAGGGCATAGACAATGTACAGCAGGCTCAAAGTCCCGCCGATGATGGCTGCACCACCCAAAAGTTTCCGTCCATAGCAGGGCAGACCGCCGACATATTCATCCCCCTGCTTGACCTTGTAAATCTGCGAGAGCGTGGATTCGACAAAAGCCGTGGCCATGCCGAAGAAGGCGGAGAACCACATCCAGAACAAGGCGCCGGGGCCGCCGGTGGAAACTGCGCCCGTCACGCCCAAAATATTTCCGGGCCCCACGCGCATAGCTGTAGAGAGAAGGAACGAGGCCAGAGGGCTGATGCCCTGCTCCGTCTTTTGGCTGTGTATCAGGGTGTTCAGGCCATAACGGAAATATTTGACCTGCACAAAGCCCAGCTGCAAGGTGAAATAAATGCCAGTCCCCACCAAGAGGATGATGACCAACGGCAATTCGCCGATAATGGGGAGCTGGGCGTACCATTCTATATTGGTGGGGAACCCCCAGACCAAATCGGCAAGATTTTGGAAGACAGCACATATACTGCTGATTAATTCATACATAAATAAAGACCTCCTGTGACACATTTAGATGAGCAGCCGGATGACTGCTGGTGCTGCTATCTAAATTGTAGCATACCCAATATAATATGGGTATTGGTGTTCGTGCTAGGTATTTTGTAGTCTGTGCGCATAGTATGCAAGTTTACGCACATTTTCTTTGCGGATATGATATAATTATATTCAGTAAATGCTAAATTATCCTGAAAGGGACGATAGCGAATGGAGCGTAGCGGAATTACAGCCTTGGTAAATCGGATAATCCGAGAATATTATGAATTTGGCAATACGACAGACATGCGTGACTTGCTGACGGATGATGTAATCGCCTTTGGCGTGATTTCTCAATACTATGTTCAGGGACGGGAGCCGGTGCTGAACTTTTTGGCGGACAGCTACAGGAAAGTGGAAGGCGTCCATGTAAAAAAGATGGCCTGCAACGAGATTGAAACCGACCAGGGAATCACGGTACGGGCGGCCGTGGAACTTACGTCCCGTAATCGCAGGCACAGTACCCATCGTCTTATGATTATGTTCCGCAAGGAGGCGGACACTTACCGGATTTGCGGTATCAATGTGCAGCGGGGCTTTGCCAGCTTTCTCTACAATCTGAATTACGACAGGCTGACCAATTTGTACAATAAAAAGGCTTTTTGCCGGCGGGTAAATGAAGTGTTGGCGCAGTATCCCGACACGGAATTTGAAATCATGCGCTTTAACATTGCCCGTTTCAAAGTGATAAATGACCTGTTCGGTGAGGAAACAGGGGACAAGCTGCTGCGGTATGTTTCCCAGTTTCTGACCAGCATTCAGCTGGAGCCCTGCGTCTATGGCAGGCTATATGCGGACAATTTCCTGCTGTGCTATCCGACGGCGGGAAATCTGCGGGAGCATCTCATTCATTCCCTGCAGATGCTGGCCGTGTCCTTTGCCCTTGATTACCGTATCGATTTCTACTTTGGGGTTTATACGGTGAAGGAACGGGATTTGTCTGTTACCACCATGTTGGACCGGGCGGCCATGGGGCTGTTCAAGGCTTCGCGCAATGGCATTATTGTCTGCGGTGAGTATGATGATGACATGCGGGAGAACATGGTCAGTGAGCAGGTCATTGTGAATAATATGAACGGCAGTTTGGAGCGGGACGAATTTATCGTCTACCTGCAGCCAAAGTACAATTTGAACACGGAGAAAGTGGTGGGGGCAGAAGCTCTGGTGCGTTGGATTCATCCCCAGCTCGGTTTCGTTTCTCCGGCCAAGTTCGTGCCCATCTTTGAACAGAACGGTTTTATCTATCAGCTGGATAAATATGTCTGGGAGAAAACCTGTCAGATGCTGCGGGAGGATATTGATGCGGGGCGGCCGGTTATGCCGGTGTCCATCAATGTGTCCCGGGTGGATTTTTACAGTCCGAATCTCGTGCAGGTCTTTGAGGATTTGACGGCAAAGTATAATCTTGACCCGCGGCTGTTGGAACTGGAATTGACCGAGAGCGCCTATGTGGAAAATCCCCAGCAGATTATTGAGATAACGAGCCAGCTACAGGCCAAAGGTTTTGTCATTCTGATGGATGATTTTGGCAGCGGTTATTCCTCGCTGAATATGCTGAAGGATTTGCCTGTGGATATCCTGAAAATCGACCTGCGGTTCCTGTCGGATTCTCAGGGCGTGGAAAATGGCCGGGCTGACAATATCCTAAATTCGGTGGTGCGCATGGCCAAGCGGCTGGATGTACCGGTCATTGCCGAGGGAGTGGAAACCCAGAAGCAGGTGGATTTCCTGCGAACCATCGGTTGCGAGTATGCCCAGGGGTATTTCTTCGCAGAGCCGGTGCCGCTCGATGAATACCGGAATCTTATTCAGGGCGATTTGGTGGTGGAACAGAAGGTACCCAGGTACGCGGAGAAAAATACCGAGGCGGTGCTGACCCTGTCCAGCCAGCTGCATAAGCTGATGGAAGAATTGCGTCAGGTAGCGCCGGATAAAATAGCTGCCATTGAAAAAAAGATGAAAGAAGAAGCCGCTGCTCTTTGGTGAGCAGCGGCTTTTTGGTGTCGAAAATTTAGTTGAAGGTGTACGGCTTATCCACCTGATGATAGTGGGTATGCAGCAGTTCGTGGGCTTTTTCACCTAAGGGCTCGCCCAGGAAATTCTGGTAAAGGGTCTGGATATCTGGGTTTTCGTGGGATTTGCGGATGGGCAGGGCCTTGTCGATTTCGTAAAGGGCGGCCATGCGCTTCTTGCGAATGGCGTTGGTGGTACCGATGGGCTGGCCGCCACCGCCGATGCAGCCGCCAGGGCAGGCCATGATTTCGATAAAGTCGTAAGGGCTTGTACCTTTCTTGACCTGTTCCATGATGAGACGGGCATTTTTGAGCGTATGAGCAACGGCAATGTGCACATCCCGGCCGGGGAGGTGTACCGTGGCTTCTTTGATGCCTTCAAAGCCGCGCACATCCATGAATTCAAGTTTTTCGAGGGTCTTGCCCGTAACTTTTTCGTAGACGGTTCTAAGGGCTGCTTCCATTACGCCGCCGGTGGCGCCGAAGATGGCCCCTGCACCGGTAGACAGGCCTAAGGGGCTGTCGAAATCATTTTCCGGCAGCTGGCCGATGGACAGGCCCACGTATTTGATGAGTTTGATAAGCTCGCGGGTGGTGAGCACCACATCCACATCCCGATAGCCGTCGCGTCCCATTTCCGGGCGGGAGGCTTCAAATTTTTTCGCCGTGCAGGGCATGATGGATACGGTGACGATTTCCTGCGGCTTGAGTCCAGCCTGCTTGGCGTAATAGGTTTTGGCAATGGCGCCGAACATGCTCATGGGGGACTTGGCCGAGGACAGGTGGTTGATGCAGGTGGGGAAGTGTTTTTCCATGTAGTTGACCCAGCCCGGGCTGCAGGAGGTCATCATAGGCAGCACGCCACCGTTATTGAGGCGGTGCAGGAACTCATGGCCCTCCTCCATAATGGTGAGGTCGGCGCCGAAGTTGGTGTCAAAGACCTTGTCAAAGCCTAAGAGCTTCAAGGCCGTAACCATCTGTCCCGTGACGATGGCGCCTGGTTCCAGGCCAAAGGCATCGCCAAGAGCTACGCGCACGGAAGGAGCAACCTGTACGATAACGTGCTTGGTATTATCCTGCAAAGCGTCCAGCACCTTCTGGGTATCGTCCTTTTCCACGATGGCGCCGGTGGGACAGACGAGGCTGCACTGGCCGCAGAGGATGCAGTCGGTTTCTTCCATGGGCTTGTTGAAGGCCGTGGTCACCACGATATCGCTGCTGCGTCCGGCGTAGGTGAGTGCGGCAATTCCCTGCACGTCCTTGCAGGCCCGGATGCAGCGGCCGCAGCGGATGCATTTGGACGGGTCACGGACGATGGACGGATTGGTTTCAATGCGGGGCACTTCCTTTACCACGCTGGGCAGATTGGATTTCAAAATGTTGAAGCGGCTGCAAAGGCGCTGCAAATCGCAGTTCTGGTTGCGGGGGCAGCTCAGGCAGTCTTTGTGATGGTTAGCCAGCATGAGCTGGAGGATGGACACCTGCGTGTCACGGACAATCTGCGTGTCCGTATGGACATCCATACCCTCCCAGACTTCGGTGGAGCAGGCGGCCAGCAGGCGCTTTTTGCCGGTGACTTCCACGGAGCACAGGCGGCAGTGCGCCTTGATGCGCTGGTCCTCATGGTAGCAGAGGTGTGGAATGTCAATGCCGAGAACTTTCGCAGCCTGCATGATTTTGGTGCCCTTGGGCACTTCGATGGGAATATTGTTAATGGTGAGTTTTACCATTTCCTGGCTTTCGTTCATATTGCTCATGCGCGGGCACCTCCAAGGTCAAAAACTTGCGGGAATTTCTTCATGGCGGACAACAGGCTGTTCTGGGCGGTTTCCCCAAGCCCGCAAAGGGAAGACATGCTCATGACCTTGGCAATGGTGGTCATGGTCTTGATATCCTGTTCGTTGGCTTCGCCTTTGGCCAGCTTGTCGAGAATAATCTTGATATGGAGATTACCCTCCCGGCAGGGCGTACACTGTCCGCAGCTCTCCTCGGAGAAGAATTCCTGATTCATGCGCAAAAAGTCAATGACACTGGTGCGCTCGTCGATGACCAGAATGCCGCCGGAACCGACCATGACGCCAGCGGCCCGCAAATCGTCATAGGTATAGGGCGTGTCCAGAATCGAAGCATCCGTGACTTTGCCGGATGCGCCGCCGAACTGAATGAGCTGGATGTTCCGGTCGTGCTGAATGCCGCCGGCCAGATTGTAGATGATTTCCCGCACCGTGGTGCCGAAGGGAATCTCAAAGACGCCCGGCTTGTTGACATTTCCTGCCACGCTGATGAGCTTGGTGCCGATGGATTCTCCTGTGCCGCAGTTCATGTAGGTGGTCTTGTCCTGAAGCAGATGAGGAACAAGAGACAGGCTCTCTACATTGTTCAAGCAGGTAGGACGAGCAAACAAACCGCTGACTTTGATAAAGGGCGGTTTCATGCGGGGACGGCCCGCCTTGCCCTCGATGGAGCGGATGAGCGCCGTGCCTTCGCCGCAGACATAGGCACCGCCGCCGGAATAGAGATGAATATTGAAATCAAAGCCTTTTCCTAAGATGTTTTCGCCCAGGAAACCGTAGTTTCTGGCTTGGCGGATGGCATTGAGAAGCAGGGGGCGGTGGCAGGCATATTCGCCCCGCATATAGATGAAGCCGTCGGTGGCACCGCAGACAAAGCCGGCAATACTCATGGCTTCAATGAGATTGAAAGGGTCGTTCTTGATGAGTTCACGGTCTTTGAA
The Selenomonas ruminantium AC2024 DNA segment above includes these coding regions:
- a CDS encoding alanine/glycine:cation symporter family protein gives rise to the protein MYELISSICAVFQNLADLVWGFPTNIEWYAQLPIIGELPLVIILLVGTGIYFTLQLGFVQVKYFRYGLNTLIHSQKTEQGISPLASFLLSTAMRVGPGNILGVTGAVSTGGPGALFWMWFSAFFGMATAFVESTLSQIYKVKQGDEYVGGLPCYGRKLLGGAAIIGGTLSLLYIVYALLCIPAQGFNTISAMTAITQNITGMELAADSTLVWIFFLLLMGVTTFSIFGGLRRITKITDVLVPIMAVIYVAAVMIMVALNLDRLPWFFYVVVTEAFHPEPIFGGALGIALSQGIKRGLMSNEAGQGTLSMPAAVSHAKHPCDQGIIQAIGVFLDTMVICTLTGFVLIMGQAWMGNGSAAWMELGRLEKFLASCAQLLGSGTGYGLATLVISICFGIFAFTCLLGFLSFSEICARQISHNKMFIASVRLVNLTVLAFGMVTNIAGFDLSALWNLSDFANIVMVCCNLPLLYLGFGQVKKAFANFEDNNEEFNSETFGTPVPVWDECTASSAFHVIKDAQS
- a CDS encoding complex I 51 kDa subunit family protein, which encodes MSTQVKFLTKNFGQYDTSSIGSYMNIGGFEALRKAVNMNPEDICTMLTEAKIRGRGGAEYPLGRKWSQARAVRGENKVVICNADEGETTTFKDRELIKNDPFNLIEAMSIAGFVCGATDGFIYMRGEYACHRPLLLNAIRQARNYGFLGENILGKGFDFNIHLYSGGGAYVCGEGTALIRSIEGKAGRPRMKPPFIKVSGLFARPTCLNNVESLSLVPHLLQDKTTYMNCGTGESIGTKLISVAGNVNKPGVFEIPFGTTVREIIYNLAGGIQHDRNIQLIQFGGASGKVTDASILDTPYTYDDLRAAGVMVGSGGILVIDERTSVIDFLRMNQEFFSEESCGQCTPCREGNLHIKIILDKLAKGEANEQDIKTMTTIAKVMSMSSLCGLGETAQNSLLSAMKKFPQVFDLGGARA
- a CDS encoding putative bifunctional diguanylate cyclase/phosphodiesterase, which gives rise to MERSGITALVNRIIREYYEFGNTTDMRDLLTDDVIAFGVISQYYVQGREPVLNFLADSYRKVEGVHVKKMACNEIETDQGITVRAAVELTSRNRRHSTHRLMIMFRKEADTYRICGINVQRGFASFLYNLNYDRLTNLYNKKAFCRRVNEVLAQYPDTEFEIMRFNIARFKVINDLFGEETGDKLLRYVSQFLTSIQLEPCVYGRLYADNFLLCYPTAGNLREHLIHSLQMLAVSFALDYRIDFYFGVYTVKERDLSVTTMLDRAAMGLFKASRNGIIVCGEYDDDMRENMVSEQVIVNNMNGSLERDEFIVYLQPKYNLNTEKVVGAEALVRWIHPQLGFVSPAKFVPIFEQNGFIYQLDKYVWEKTCQMLREDIDAGRPVMPVSINVSRVDFYSPNLVQVFEDLTAKYNLDPRLLELELTESAYVENPQQIIEITSQLQAKGFVILMDDFGSGYSSLNMLKDLPVDILKIDLRFLSDSQGVENGRADNILNSVVRMAKRLDVPVIAEGVETQKQVDFLRTIGCEYAQGYFFAEPVPLDEYRNLIQGDLVVEQKVPRYAEKNTEAVLTLSSQLHKLMEELRQVAPDKIAAIEKKMKEEAAALW
- a CDS encoding F0F1 ATP synthase subunit epsilon, with the translated sequence MATIQLEIVSPDKVVYAEDISMLIVRSTGGELGILPKHAPLVTGLLPHAMRVRLNGSDRDEQLIAVSGGFMEVTPEKITVLATAAEQPIDIDINRAQRAMDRAKERIAAFHQGGDEARNIDIERAQLALRRALARLRATGAEIENLK
- the atpD gene encoding F0F1 ATP synthase subunit beta; this encodes MAKGKVVQVIGPVVDIEFPAGELPEILNAITIKGKAGEVDIDLVVEVMQHLGDSVTRCIAMSSTDGLTRGMDAEDTGAPISVPVGEGTLGRIFNVLGQTVDKDPTPVNAAEYWPIHRPAPEFEDQETSAQVLETGIKVVDLIAPYARGGKIGLFGGAGVGKTVLIMELIHNIATEHGGYSVFAGVGERTREGNDLWGEMKESGVIGKTALVYGQMNEPPGARMRVGLTGLTMAEYFRDVQHQDVLLFIDNIFRFIQAGSEVSALLGRMPSAVGYQPTLTTDIGALQERITSTKEGSITSVQAVYVPADDLTDPAPAGTFTHLDATTVLSRQIAELGIYPAVDPLDSTSRILNAEVLGEEHYQVARGVQAVLQKYKELQDIIAILGMEELSDEDKLTVSRARKIQRFLSQPFFVAEVFTGSPGKYVPLKETVRGFKEILEGKYDDLPEAAFYMVGNIDEAVEKAKTLEKEG
- the atpG gene encoding ATP synthase F1 subunit gamma, whose protein sequence is MASLQDIRHRIKSVKSTKQITSAMNMVATSRLRHAKEAALANKPYAEKVVQVVQQIAATAGNDFSHPLLEKHEDGKKLILLVTSDKGLAGAYSANACKAAEALVEDKKNTPLVIVGRKGTSHFKNRGYDVVKSVIGVSERPSFDLAKKLADDLVERFKTGEIREVQMVYTKFISAINCEPQVLKLLPFEAEEGTEGPVTEYIYEPDAATVLGSLLPQYLYTTIYAALLQSAASELSSRMNAMSNATDNAEELISKLDLYYNKVRQAGITNEITEIVGGAEALK
- the atpA gene encoding F0F1 ATP synthase subunit alpha, producing MKMNPEEITAIIKDQIKNYEVDLNVDEVGTVIEIGDGIAHIHGLEKAMAGELLDFGNDIFGLVLNLEQDNVGAVILGGETQIKEGAQVKRTGKIMQVPVGEAMIGRVVDAIGRPIDGKGDIKADTFRPVEYRAPGIADRKPVKEPLQTGLKAIDALVPIGRGQRELIIGDRGIGKTAIAVDTILNQHDQNCICVYVAIGQKASTVARVVKTLEEAGAMKYTIVVAATAADSAPLQYLAPYAGVAMAEHFMYQGKACLCVYDDLTKHAAAYRAMSLLLRRPPGREAYPGDVFYLHSRLLERAAKLSDELGGGSITALPIIETQAGDVSAYIPTNVISITDGQIMLESDAFYSGIRPAINVGLSVSRVGGSAQIKAMKQVAGTMRLDLAQYRELAAFAQFASDLDKATKAQLDRGARMVETLKQAQYSPLLVQEQVMVIFTAVRGFLADIPVERVVEFHNDFLKFMRAQHPDIGAKIAEQKKLDDAIEADLSKAIEEFKETVTYKMA
- a CDS encoding NADH-dependent [FeFe] hydrogenase, group A6, yielding MNESQEMVKLTINNIPIEVPKGTKIMQAAKVLGIDIPHLCYHEDQRIKAHCRLCSVEVTGKKRLLAACSTEVWEGMDVHTDTQIVRDTQVSILQLMLANHHKDCLSCPRNQNCDLQRLCSRFNILKSNLPSVVKEVPRIETNPSIVRDPSKCIRCGRCIRACKDVQGIAALTYAGRSSDIVVTTAFNKPMEETDCILCGQCSLVCPTGAIVEKDDTQKVLDALQDNTKHVIVQVAPSVRVALGDAFGLEPGAIVTGQMVTALKLLGFDKVFDTNFGADLTIMEEGHEFLHRLNNGGVLPMMTSCSPGWVNYMEKHFPTCINHLSSAKSPMSMFGAIAKTYYAKQAGLKPQEIVTVSIMPCTAKKFEASRPEMGRDGYRDVDVVLTTRELIKLIKYVGLSIGQLPENDFDSPLGLSTGAGAIFGATGGVMEAALRTVYEKVTGKTLEKLEFMDVRGFEGIKEATVHLPGRDVHIAVAHTLKNARLIMEQVKKGTSPYDFIEIMACPGGCIGGGGQPIGTTNAIRKKRMAALYEIDKALPIRKSHENPDIQTLYQNFLGEPLGEKAHELLHTHYHQVDKPYTFN